A single Oncorhynchus mykiss isolate Arlee chromosome 22, USDA_OmykA_1.1, whole genome shotgun sequence DNA region contains:
- the LOC118943615 gene encoding uncharacterized protein LOC118943615 isoform X1: MLLSEDNRTKGKKPCNMYCMNTENWLLQGGNTLGTGYCREATKQHPGDWLLQGGNQATPWGLATAGRQPSNTLGTGYCRDATKQHPGDWLLQGGNQTTPWGLATAGRQPSNTLGTGYCREATKQHPGDWLLQGGNQTTPWGLATAGRQPSNTLGTGYCGEAQPSNTLGTGYCREAQTSNTLGTGYCGEATKQHPGDWLLRGGATKQHPGDRLLQGGNQATPWGPATAGRKPSNTLGTGYCREETKQHPGDWLLQGGNQATPWGLATAGRQPSNTLGTGYCRETTKQHPGDWLLQGDNQATPWGLATAWRQPSNTLGTGYCRETTKQLSDRLF; this comes from the exons ATgttactgtctgaagacaacagaaCAAAAGGAAAGAAGCCTTGTAATATGTATTGTATGAACACTGAGAACTGGCTACTGCAGGGAGGCAACACCCTGGGGACTGGCTACTGCAGGGAGGCAACCAA GCAACACCCTGGGGACTGGCTACTGCAGGGAGGCAACCAAGCAACACCCTGGGGACTGGCTACTGCAGGGAGGCAACCAAGCAACACCCTGGGGACTGGCTACTGCAGGGATGCAACCAAGCAACACCCTGGGGACTGGCTACTGCAGGGAGGCAACCAAACAACACCCTGGGGACTGGCTACTGCAGGGAGGCAACCAAGCAACACCCTGGGGACTGGCTACTGCAGGGAGGCAACCAAGCAACACCCTGGGGACTGGCTACTGCAGGGAGGCAACCAAACAACACCCTGGGGACTGGCTACTGCAGGGAGGCAACCAAGCAACACCCTGGGGACTGGCTACTGCGGGGAGGCGCAACCAAGCAATACCCTGGGGACTGGCTACTGCAGGGAGGCGCAAACAAGCAACACCCTGGGGACTGGCTACTGCGGGGAGGCAACCAAGCAACACCCTGGGGACTGGCTACTGCGGGGAGGCGCAACCAAGCAACACCCTGGGGACCGGCTACTGCAGGGAGGCAACCAAGCAACACCCTGGGGACCGGCTACTGCAGGGAGGAAACCAAGCAACACCCTGGGGACTGGCTACTGCAGGGAGGAAACCAAGCAACACCCTGGGGACTGGCTACTGCAGGGAGGAAACCAAGCAACACCCTGGGGACTGGCTACTGCAGGGAGGCAACCAAGCAACACCCTGGGGACTGGCTACTGCAGGGAGACAACCAAGCAACACCCTGGGGACTGGCTACTGCAGGGAGACAACCAAGCAACACCCTGGGGACTGGCTACTGCATGGAGACAACCAAGCAACACCCTGGGGACTGGCTACTGCAGAGAGACAACCAAGCAACTTTCTGACAGACTGTTCTGA
- the LOC118943615 gene encoding uncharacterized protein LOC118943615 isoform X2 has protein sequence MLLSEDNRTKGKKPCNMYCMNTENWLLQGGNTLGTGYCREATKQHPGDWLLQGGNQATPWGLATAGMQPSNTLGTGYCREATKQHPGDWLLQGGNQATPWGLATAGRQPSNTLGTGYCREATKQHPGDWLLQGGNQATPWGLATAGRRNQAIPWGLATAGRRKQATPWGLATAGRQPSNTLGTGYCGEAQPSNTLGTGYCREATKQHPGDRLLQGGNQATPWGLATAGRKPSNTLGTGYCREETKQHPGDWLLQGGNQATPWGLATAGRQPSNTLGTGYCRETTKQHPGDWLLHGDNQATPWGLATAERQPSNFLTDCSDEW, from the exons ATgttactgtctgaagacaacagaaCAAAAGGAAAGAAGCCTTGTAATATGTATTGTATGAACACTGAGAACTGGCTACTGCAGGGAG GCAACACCCTGGGGACTGGCTACTGCAGGGAGGCAACCAAGCAACACCCTGGGGACTGGCTACTGCAGGGAGGCAACCAAGCAACACCCTGGGGACTGGCTACTGCAGGGATGCAACCAAGCAACACCCTGGGGACTGGCTACTGCAGGGAGGCAACCAAACAACACCCTGGGGACTGGCTACTGCAGGGAGGCAACCAAGCAACACCCTGGGGACTGGCTACTGCAGGGAGGCAACCAAGCAACACCCTGGGGACTGGCTACTGCAGGGAGGCAACCAAACAACACCCTGGGGACTGGCTACTGCAGGGAGGCAACCAAGCAACACCCTGGGGACTGGCTACTGCGGGGAGGCGCAACCAAGCAATACCCTGGGGACTGGCTACTGCAGGGAGGCGCAAACAAGCAACACCCTGGGGACTGGCTACTGCGGGGAGGCAACCAAGCAACACCCTGGGGACTGGCTACTGCGGGGAGGCGCAACCAAGCAACACCCTGGGGACCGGCTACTGCAGGGAGGCAACCAAGCAACACCCTGGGGACCGGCTACTGCAGGGAGGAAACCAAGCAACACCCTGGGGACTGGCTACTGCAGGGAGGAAACCAAGCAACACCCTGGGGACTGGCTACTGCAGGGAGGAAACCAAGCAACACCCTGGGGACTGGCTACTGCAGGGAGGCAACCAAGCAACACCCTGGGGACTGGCTACTGCAGGGAGACAACCAAGCAACACCCTGGGGACTGGCTACTGCAGGGAGACAACCAAGCAACACCCTGGGGACTGGCTACTGCATGGAGACAACCAAGCAACACCCTGGGGACTGGCTACTGCAGAGAGACAACCAAGCAACTTTCTGACAGACTGTTCTGATGAATGGTGA